A single region of the Gadus morhua chromosome 5, gadMor3.0, whole genome shotgun sequence genome encodes:
- the mboat2a gene encoding membrane-bound O-acyltransferase domain-containing protein 2: protein MATQTLSSCTGSTMLQPISDIINLPLDQVNFVVSQLFALLTAVWFRLYLHPSKTSPFIRHVVATLLGFYLALFCFGWYALHFLVQTGLSYSIMVFASLEHMHKYCFVTALGYLSFCQITRVYVFDYGMYSADFTGPMMVITQKITSLAFEIHDGLAKREDQLKPSQKYLAVRRMPSLLEYLSYNCNFMSILAGPACSYNDYMAFIEGSGYHCHGELANGKENGKVKLSEPSPKNDVLSKLVTCGISLGVYLALCKVMPVERSVEPSFVASTPFYQQVLYLYLAMLALRPKYYFVWTLADAINNAAGFGFNGYRKDGSSRWDRVSNLNILEIEFATSFKMFIDNWNIQTALWLKRVCYERCPLNPTAATFLLSAIWHGVYPGYYLTFLSGIAMTMAARALRHNVRPHFQTSDLRRRVYDVITWAGTQVAISYTVVPFVLLAVGPSLQFYSSWSYCIHLLCLVLVLVLPVRARRPRDAQQQGQQAVLEGGADGDKVHQSNPHAATDNNCNKKDT from the exons GTGAACTTCGTGGTGAGCCAGCTGTTCGCCCTGCTGACGGCCGTGTGGTTCCGTCTCTACCTCCACCCCAGCAAGACCAGCCCCTTCATCCGCCATGTGGTGGCCACCTTGCTGGGCTTCTACCTGGCCCTCTTCTGCTTCGGCTG GTACGCCCTCCACTTCCTGGTGCAGACCGGTCTGTCCTACAGCATCATGGTCTTCGCCAGCCTGGAACACATGCACAA GTACTGCTTCGTGACGGCACTGGGCTACCTCAGCTTCTGTCAGATAACGCGGGTCTACGTCTTCGACTACGGCATGTACTCTGCAGACTTCACGGG GCCCATGATGGTCATCACTCAGAAGATCACCAGCCTTGCGTTTGAAATCCACGATG gTCTGGCCAAGCGAGAGGACCAACTCAAGCCCAGTCAGAAATACCTAGCTGTCAG GCGGATGCCCAGCCTGTTGGAGTACCTGAGCTACAACTGTAACTTCATGAGCATCCTGGCGGGCCCCGCCTGCTCCTACAACGACTACATGGCCTTCATCGAGGGCAGCGGGTACCACTGCCACGGGGAGCTGGCCAACGGCAAGGAGAACGGGAAGGTCAAGCTCAGCGAGCCCTCGCCCAAG AACGACGTGCTCTCCAAGCTGGTCACGTGCGGCATCTCGCTGGGCGTGTACCTGGCTCTGTGCAAGGTGATGCCGGTGGAGCGGTCGGTGGAGCCCTCCTTCGTCGCCAGCACCCCCTTCTACCAGCAGGTCCTCTACCTGTACCTGGCCATGCTGGCTCTCCGGCCCAAGTACTACTTCGTCTGGACTCTAG CGGACGCCATCAACAACGCCGCAGGGTTCGGCTTCAACGGATACCGAAAGGACGGGTCCTCGCGCTGGGACCGCGTCTCCAACCTCAACATCCTGGAGATCGag TTCGCCACCAGCTTCAAGATGTTCATCGACAATTGGAACATCCAGACGGCCCTTTGGCTCAAGAg GGTGTGCTACGAGCGTTGTCCCCTCAACCCGACGGCCGCCACCTTCCTGCTGTCGGCCATCTGGCACGGGGTGTACCCCGGGTACTACCTGACCTTCCTCAGTGGCATCGCCATGACGATGGCGGCGCGTGCA CTGAGGCACAACGTCCGACCTCACTTCCAGACCTCTGACCTGCGGAGGCGTGTCTATGACGTCATCACGTGGGCGGGGACTCAGGTGGCCATCAGCTACACGGTGGTGCCCTTCGTCCTGCTGGCCGTGGGACCCTCGCTGCAGTTCTACAG CTCCTGGAGCTACTGCATCCACCTGCTGTgtctggtgctggtgctggtcctCCCTGTGCGGGCCAGGCGGCCCAGAGACGCgcagcagcaggggcagcaGGCTGTGCTGGAAGGAGGCGCGGACGGGGATAAGGTGCACCAGAGCAACCCCCACGCCGCCACGGACAACAACTGCAACAAGAAGGACACATGA